Proteins co-encoded in one Neofelis nebulosa isolate mNeoNeb1 chromosome 2, mNeoNeb1.pri, whole genome shotgun sequence genomic window:
- the CTH gene encoding cystathionine gamma-lyase, which produces MQEKDASLYGFQPRFQHFATQAIHVGQEPEQWTSHAVVPPISLSTTFKQEAPGHHSGFEYSRSGNPTRNCLEKAVAALDGAKYSLAFASGLAATVTITHLLKAGDQIICMDDVYGGTNRYFRQVAAEFGLKISFVDCSKTKLLEAALTPETKLVWIETPTNPNLKMIDIEACAHTVHKHGDIILVVDNTFMSAYFQRPLALGADICMYSATKYMNGHSDVVMGLVSLNSESLHDRLRFLQNSLGAVPSPVDCYLCNRGLKTLQVRMEKHFENGMAVARFLESNPRVEKVIYPGLPSHPQHELAKRQCTGCPGMITFYIKGTLQHAETFLKNLKLFTLAESLGGYESLAELPAIMTHASVPKSDRDALGISDTLIRLSVGLEDKKDILEDLDQALKAAHPPNAGHN; this is translated from the exons ATGCAGGAAAAAGACGCCTCCCTGTACGGTTTCCAGCCTCGCTTCCAACATTTCGCCACGCAGGCCATCCATGTGGGCCAGGAACCCGAGCAATGGACCTCCCATGCTGTGGTGCCCCCCATTTCACTGTCCACCACGTTCAAGCAAGAGGCTCCCGGCCATCACTCG ggTTTTGAATATAGTCGTTCTGGAAACCCCACCAGGAATTGCTTGGAAAAAGCAGTGGCAGCACTAGATGGGGCCAAGTACA GTTTGGCCTTTGCTTCAGGTTTAGCAGCCACTGTGACTATCACCCATCTCTTAAAAGCAGGAGACCAAATTATTTGTATGGATGATGTATATGGAG GTACAAACAGGTACTTCAGGCAGGTGGCAGCTGAATTTGGATTAAAGatttcttttgttgattgttccaaGACCAAGTTGCTAGAGGCAGCCCTTACACCCGAAACCAAG CTTGTTTGGATTGAAACCCCCACAAACCCTAACTTGAAGATGATTGACATTGAAGCCTGTGCACATACTGTCCATAAACACGGCGACATAATTTTGGTCGTGGATAACACTTTCATGTCGGCGTATTTCCAg CGGCCTTTGGCTCTGGGAGCtgatatttgtatgtattcaGCAACAAAATACATGAATG gccACAGTGATGTTGTAATGGGCTTAGTGTCTCTTAATTCTGAGAGCCTCCATGATAGGCTCCGCTTCTTACAAAATT CTCTTGGAGCAGTTCCATCTCCTGTTGACTGTTACCTCTGCAATCGAGGTCTGAAGACTCTACAGGTCCGAATGGAGAAGCATTTCGAAAATGGGATGGCAGTTGCTCGGTTTCTGGAATCTAATCCTAGGGTAGAAAAGGTTATTTATCCTG GACTGCCCTCTCATCCCCAGCATGAGCTGGCAAAGCGTCAGTGCACAGGCTGTCCAGGGATGATCACCTTTTATATTAAGGGCACTCTTCAACATGCTGAGACTTTTCTCAAGAACCTAAAG TTATTTACTCTGGCTGAGAGCTTGGGAGGATACGAAAGTCTTGCTGAGCTTCC ggCAATCATGACCCATGCATCAGTGCCTAAGAGCGACAGAGATGCCCTTGGAATTAGTGACACACTGATTCGCCTCTCTGTGGGCTTAGAGGATAAAAAAGACATACTTGAAGATCTAGATCAAGCTTTGAAGGCAGCA CACCCTCCAAATGCAGGTCATAACTAG